The Urbifossiella limnaea genome has a window encoding:
- a CDS encoding PSD1 and planctomycete cytochrome C domain-containing protein, whose translation MRTATLPAVLFLATAARAAPPDFDRQVAPILAARCAACHSGDDAKGDLDLTRKGAVVGKAVVPGKLADSPLWQRVDAGEMPPKGGLPAAEKALLKEWIAGGAGWGTDPIDPYAVTTSTRAGRDWWSLQPIRRPAIPPILGREHLARNDLDRFILAKLPPGWEPAPPADKRTLIRRVAYDLIGLPPSYEEVEAFAADADPHAYEKLVEKLLASPHYGERWGRHWLDVARYAETCGYERDQVKPDVWKYRDWVIRAFNTDLPFERFVLEQLAGDELPDATADTVAATGFIRLGTWNDEPNDPTEYKYDRLEDMVGATSTAFLGLTVRCARCHDHKFDPIRQTDYYRMGAAFWAGFVEPGPRELLGGPDAKALGFPAVFGWTDRGRTVPPLKLLKKGDPARPGAVVEPGHQSAIPALDRPFTPPPEGAKTTTRRLQLARWIADPVNPLAARVWVNRVWQHHFGHALARTPDNLGFTGDKPTHPELLDWLAADFRALGGRTKPLHRLILHSATYRQASIHPVAAEYEKTDAGNRLWWRAERRRLDAEGLRDSLQSAGGNLKLDRVGGPSFAPDIPPDALEGLSMKGAAWKASPPAEQGRRTVYVFAKRGLLPPLLTTFDLPDTTLPSCRRDVTIVPTQALALLNNPFVHSQSAALARRVGGGSKDEQVTRAWRLAFGRDPRPGERAAALTHLERQASLLGDPTAALASLCHVLLNTNEFAYVD comes from the coding sequence ATGCGAACCGCAACCCTCCCGGCGGTGCTCTTCCTGGCGACGGCCGCCCGCGCGGCCCCGCCGGACTTCGACCGTCAAGTCGCCCCCATTCTCGCCGCCCGCTGTGCCGCCTGCCACAGCGGCGACGACGCCAAGGGCGACCTCGACCTCACCCGCAAGGGCGCCGTCGTCGGCAAGGCGGTGGTGCCCGGCAAGCTCGCCGACAGCCCGCTGTGGCAGCGCGTCGATGCCGGCGAGATGCCGCCGAAGGGCGGGCTCCCCGCCGCGGAGAAGGCGCTGCTCAAGGAGTGGATCGCCGGCGGCGCCGGGTGGGGCACCGACCCCATCGACCCGTACGCCGTCACCACCAGCACCCGCGCCGGCCGCGACTGGTGGAGCCTGCAACCGATCCGCCGCCCGGCCATTCCCCCCATCCTCGGCCGCGAGCACCTCGCCCGCAACGACCTCGACCGCTTCATCCTGGCGAAACTGCCGCCCGGCTGGGAGCCCGCCCCGCCGGCCGACAAGCGTACCCTCATCCGTCGCGTCGCCTACGACCTGATCGGGCTGCCGCCGAGCTACGAGGAGGTGGAGGCGTTCGCCGCCGACGCGGACCCGCACGCGTACGAGAAGCTGGTCGAGAAACTGCTGGCGTCGCCGCACTACGGCGAGCGCTGGGGCCGCCACTGGCTCGACGTGGCCCGCTACGCCGAGACGTGCGGGTACGAGCGCGACCAGGTGAAGCCCGACGTGTGGAAGTACCGCGACTGGGTGATCCGCGCCTTCAACACCGACCTGCCGTTCGAGCGGTTCGTGCTCGAACAACTCGCCGGCGACGAACTGCCGGACGCGACCGCGGACACGGTCGCGGCCACCGGCTTCATCCGCCTCGGCACCTGGAACGACGAGCCGAACGACCCCACGGAGTACAAGTACGACCGGCTCGAAGACATGGTCGGCGCCACGAGCACGGCGTTCCTGGGGCTCACGGTCCGCTGCGCCCGCTGCCACGACCACAAGTTCGACCCGATCCGCCAGACCGACTACTACCGCATGGGCGCGGCGTTCTGGGCCGGGTTCGTCGAGCCGGGGCCGCGCGAACTCCTCGGCGGGCCGGACGCGAAGGCGCTCGGCTTCCCCGCCGTGTTCGGCTGGACCGACCGCGGTCGAACGGTGCCACCGCTGAAGCTGCTGAAGAAGGGCGACCCGGCGCGGCCCGGGGCCGTGGTCGAACCCGGACACCAGTCCGCGATCCCGGCGCTGGACCGACCGTTCACCCCGCCGCCGGAAGGGGCCAAGACGACGACGCGCCGGCTGCAACTGGCACGCTGGATCGCAGACCCGGTGAACCCGCTGGCGGCTCGGGTGTGGGTGAACCGCGTCTGGCAGCACCACTTCGGCCACGCCCTCGCCCGCACCCCGGACAATTTGGGCTTCACCGGCGACAAGCCGACGCACCCCGAATTGCTGGACTGGCTCGCCGCCGACTTCCGCGCCCTCGGCGGCCGCACGAAGCCGCTCCACCGGCTGATCCTCCACAGCGCCACGTACCGGCAGGCATCAATTCACCCGGTGGCCGCCGAGTACGAGAAGACCGATGCCGGCAACCGCCTGTGGTGGCGGGCCGAGCGCCGCCGGCTCGACGCCGAGGGGCTCCGCGACTCGTTGCAGAGCGCCGGCGGCAATCTCAAGCTGGACCGCGTCGGCGGCCCGAGCTTCGCCCCGGACATCCCGCCGGACGCACTCGAAGGTTTGTCGATGAAGGGGGCGGCGTGGAAGGCGTCGCCGCCCGCCGAGCAGGGGCGGCGCACCGTGTACGTGTTCGCCAAGCGCGGCCTGCTACCGCCACTGCTCACGACGTTCGACTTGCCCGACACAACGCTCCCGAGCTGCCGCCGCGACGTGACCATCGTGCCGACGCAGGCGCTGGCGCTGCTGAACAACCCGTTCGTGCACTCGCAGAGCGCCGCCCTGGCGCGGCGGGTCGGCGGCGGGTCGAAGGACGAGCAAGTGACGCGGGCGTGGCGGCTGGCGTTCGGCCGCGACCCGCGCCCCGGCGAGCGGGCAGCGGCGCTGACGCACTTGGAGCGACAAGCGTCGCTGCTCGGCGACCCGACAGCGGCGCTGGCGTCGCTGTGCCACGTGCTGCTGAACACGAACGAATTCGCCTACGTGGACTGA
- a CDS encoding acyltransferase family protein, which produces MPQTPRATTPSPGRDAALDNLRVCAMLLGLVTHGALPFTATGLIPFPVRDATRHPAADAVYFAVHDFRMQLFFLLAGFAAASLGAARGVGAVVRNRLTRIAIPLALAAVTLCPLMHLLVARHTAARGVEWHPADAGGWVGPNFHLWFLYYLLLCTVPLALPLAFGHRIPRGATRVADRAVRALVGSRWRVPLLAAAVVPALWWMPAWWVESPVGWVPDPDVFAYYLGFFAAGATLSRHRDLLPAVGRNWPTQLAVANALVLPAMLGLTVSGVRAAAAPPAGFVAWKVSAIVLGGAYTWLMIGGLIGLFRQYFAVSTSPWQYLAGASYWCYLAGFPVQVALQVYFAPLGYPMWAEFVVVNALTFTALLAGYELVVRRTWLGTLLGGKRRDTVRPGVVVEMRVPAGRNVVAPGRRVEYDRPVSPVPT; this is translated from the coding sequence ATGCCCCAAACGCCACGCGCTACCACCCCGTCCCCGGGTCGGGACGCCGCCCTCGACAACCTCCGCGTCTGTGCGATGCTGCTCGGCCTGGTGACCCACGGCGCGCTGCCGTTCACGGCCACCGGCCTCATCCCCTTCCCCGTCCGCGACGCCACCCGCCACCCCGCCGCCGACGCCGTGTACTTCGCGGTCCACGACTTCCGGATGCAGCTGTTCTTTTTGCTCGCCGGTTTCGCGGCCGCATCCCTCGGTGCGGCCCGCGGCGTCGGGGCCGTCGTCCGCAACCGGCTGACCCGGATCGCAATCCCCCTCGCGCTCGCGGCGGTGACGTTGTGCCCGCTGATGCACCTGCTCGTCGCCCGGCACACGGCCGCCCGCGGCGTGGAGTGGCACCCGGCCGACGCCGGCGGGTGGGTCGGGCCGAACTTCCACCTGTGGTTCCTGTACTACCTCCTCCTCTGCACCGTCCCGCTCGCACTCCCGCTGGCCTTCGGCCACCGCATTCCCCGCGGCGCGACCCGGGTCGCCGACCGGGCGGTCCGCGCGCTCGTCGGGTCGCGGTGGCGTGTGCCGTTGCTGGCGGCTGCGGTCGTGCCGGCGCTGTGGTGGATGCCGGCGTGGTGGGTCGAGTCTCCCGTCGGGTGGGTGCCGGACCCGGACGTGTTCGCGTACTACCTCGGGTTCTTCGCGGCCGGGGCGACCCTCAGCCGTCACCGTGACCTCCTCCCGGCCGTGGGGAGAAACTGGCCAACCCAGTTGGCCGTAGCGAACGCCCTCGTGCTGCCGGCGATGCTCGGGCTCACGGTGTCCGGGGTCCGGGCCGCCGCCGCCCCCCCGGCGGGGTTCGTCGCCTGGAAGGTGTCCGCGATCGTGCTCGGTGGCGCGTACACCTGGCTGATGATCGGCGGGCTCATCGGCCTCTTCCGCCAGTACTTCGCCGTGTCAACCAGCCCGTGGCAGTACCTCGCGGGGGCGTCGTACTGGTGTTACCTTGCCGGGTTCCCGGTGCAAGTCGCGCTCCAGGTCTACTTCGCGCCGCTCGGGTACCCGATGTGGGCCGAGTTCGTGGTCGTGAACGCGCTGACCTTCACGGCCCTCCTCGCCGGCTACGAGTTGGTCGTCCGGCGGACGTGGCTCGGCACCCTGCTGGGCGGGAAGCGACGCGACACCGTGCGGCCGGGCGTCGTGGTTGAGATGCGGGTGCCCGCGGGCCGGAACGTGGTCGCACCGGGAAGAAGGGTCGAGTACGATAGACCTGTCTCCCCGGTGCCCACCTGA
- a CDS encoding MBL fold metallo-hydrolase, with the protein MPRPARNAAPSVTFWGATHTVTGSMHQLTAGGKTVLLDCGLFQGHRSEAVQRNRDFPFRAKDIDAVILSHAHVDHCGNLPNLVRRGFAGPIYCTPATRALAAVMLGDAAKIQEEDANYLNRKRGRDEPKVEPLYDAKDVYRTLLRLQAVRYGAHVSVGKGIEATFSDAGHLLGSAVTAVRIDGPGGERRLTFTGDLGRPGLPILRDPEPVPACDLLISESTYGGHTHEPVDETAEKLGEVVRRTVERGGKVIVPAFAVGRTQTLIYFLHQLMQAGKLPAVPIFVDSPMATRATEVFRAHPECFDDETLALLAAHPELFGGRSVRYVESPLESMKLNRMPEPAVIIAASGMCEAGRVLHHLKHHLPDPRNTVLIAGFQAEHTLGRRLVERRPEVRVLGRVVPLKAEVVVLNGLSSHADHGDLLRMLGPLAGARVRLVHGEPDRAAALAEGLRGIGFTDVAAPDRGETTEV; encoded by the coding sequence ATGCCCCGACCCGCCCGCAACGCCGCGCCCTCCGTCACGTTCTGGGGCGCCACCCACACCGTCACCGGGTCGATGCACCAGTTGACCGCCGGCGGCAAGACGGTGCTGCTGGATTGCGGCCTGTTCCAGGGACATCGCTCGGAAGCCGTGCAGCGCAACCGCGACTTCCCTTTCCGGGCCAAGGACATCGACGCCGTCATCCTCAGCCACGCCCACGTCGATCACTGCGGGAACCTGCCGAACCTCGTGAGACGAGGCTTCGCCGGGCCGATCTACTGCACGCCGGCTACTCGCGCGCTCGCCGCGGTGATGCTCGGCGACGCGGCGAAGATTCAGGAGGAGGACGCCAACTACCTCAACCGCAAGCGCGGCCGCGACGAGCCGAAGGTGGAGCCGCTGTACGACGCCAAGGACGTGTACCGCACGCTCCTCCGCCTGCAAGCGGTGCGGTACGGGGCGCACGTCTCGGTCGGGAAGGGGATCGAGGCCACATTCTCCGACGCCGGCCACCTCCTCGGCTCGGCCGTGACCGCGGTCCGCATCGACGGTCCGGGCGGCGAACGGCGGCTGACTTTTACCGGGGACCTGGGCCGGCCGGGGCTCCCCATCCTCCGCGACCCGGAGCCGGTGCCGGCGTGCGACCTGCTCATCTCCGAGAGCACCTACGGCGGCCACACCCACGAGCCCGTGGACGAGACCGCCGAGAAGCTCGGCGAGGTCGTGCGCCGCACCGTCGAGCGCGGCGGCAAGGTGATCGTGCCGGCGTTCGCCGTCGGCCGGACGCAGACGCTCATCTACTTCCTCCACCAGCTGATGCAGGCCGGCAAGCTGCCCGCCGTCCCGATCTTCGTGGACAGCCCGATGGCGACCCGCGCGACGGAAGTGTTCCGCGCCCACCCCGAGTGCTTCGACGACGAGACGCTCGCGCTGCTGGCCGCGCACCCGGAGCTGTTCGGCGGCCGCAGCGTGCGCTACGTCGAGTCGCCGTTGGAGAGCATGAAGCTGAACCGGATGCCGGAACCGGCCGTCATCATCGCCGCGAGCGGGATGTGCGAGGCGGGGCGCGTCCTGCACCACCTGAAGCACCACCTGCCGGACCCGCGGAACACAGTGCTCATTGCCGGGTTCCAGGCGGAACACACACTCGGCCGGCGGCTCGTGGAACGCCGCCCGGAGGTGCGCGTGCTCGGCCGCGTGGTGCCGCTCAAGGCCGAGGTGGTGGTCTTGAACGGCCTGTCGAGCCACGCCGACCACGGCGACCTGTTGCGGATGCTCGGGCCGCTGGCCGGGGCGCGGGTGCGGCTCGTCCACGGCGAACCCGACCGCGCCGCGGCGCTGGCCGAAGGGCTCCGCGGCATCGGCTTCACAGACGTGGCAGCACCCGACCGCGGCGAGACGACAGAGGTGTGA
- a CDS encoding DUF1549 and DUF1553 domain-containing protein, whose translation MPSRTLLSCVALFALVPVAHADDHWAFAPVKRPPVPVAAGRTAIDRFVVAKLADKGLSLSPAADRRTLFRRLSFDLIGLPPTPDDVDAFVRDPDPAAYEKLVEKLLASPHYGERWARHWLDVVRYADSHGFEMNNPRPTAYHYRDYVIRALNADVPFDRFVREQLAGDALGADAATGFLVAGPWDQVKSPDPVLTANQRADELHDLIGTAGSAFLGLTVACARCHDHKFDPIPAEDYYRVKAVFAGVQHGERAVKLPGAADPKADTDRLTAQVAELDAKLAALEPLADPAAVKPRRMPVSPLLNTERFAPVAARYVRFVAFETNQGEPCLDELEAFTAGPTPVNVARGGKLRSSGDYPGGTLHKLEHLTDGRYGNGRSWISSTPRGWVEVEFADVAKIDRVVWARDREGKFADRLPTRYRIDVSADRAAWVVVASSDDRLPVGDKSTAPPALAAAQLLEWANLSRQRDDVRKRLADAARGMVAYAGRFTTPEAVHLLGRGDVTQKRDAVGPGALTEIGAPLDIPDAATDVERRKAFAAWVTDPKHPLTARVVVNRLWHWHFGTGLVDTPSDFGKNGGRPSHPELLDWLAAELVEHGWSLKHVHRLIVTSDTYRQASANRPDAAAKDAQSRLLWRYPPRRLEAEVLRDAVLAVSGKLDRTMYGPGFDLFEPNTNYVRVYTPKTTFGPAEFRRMVYQHRPRMQPDDTFGAFDCPDGGQVAPRRNVSITPLQALNLLNSPFVVQQAGFFAARVEKDADPVASAFRLAFQRAPRADELAAARELVAKHGLPALCRALLNANEFVFVD comes from the coding sequence ATGCCCTCCCGCACGCTCCTCTCCTGCGTCGCTCTCTTCGCCCTCGTACCGGTCGCCCACGCGGACGACCATTGGGCTTTCGCCCCCGTCAAGCGGCCCCCGGTGCCGGTCGCTGCGGGGCGCACCGCGATCGACAGGTTCGTCGTCGCCAAACTCGCGGACAAGGGGCTATCACTCTCCCCCGCCGCCGACCGCCGTACGCTCTTCCGCCGCCTGTCGTTCGACCTGATCGGCCTGCCCCCCACGCCGGACGACGTGGACGCCTTCGTCCGCGACCCAGACCCGGCCGCCTACGAGAAGCTGGTCGAGAAGCTCCTCGCGTCGCCGCACTACGGCGAGCGGTGGGCGCGGCACTGGCTCGACGTGGTCCGCTACGCCGACAGCCACGGCTTCGAGATGAACAACCCGCGGCCGACGGCGTACCACTACCGCGACTACGTCATCCGGGCGCTGAACGCCGACGTGCCGTTCGACCGCTTCGTCCGCGAGCAGCTGGCCGGCGACGCCCTCGGGGCCGACGCCGCCACGGGGTTCCTCGTCGCCGGCCCGTGGGACCAGGTGAAGAGCCCCGACCCGGTGCTGACCGCGAACCAGCGGGCCGACGAACTACACGACCTGATCGGGACCGCGGGCTCCGCATTCCTGGGGCTGACGGTGGCGTGCGCCCGCTGCCACGACCACAAGTTCGACCCGATCCCGGCCGAGGATTATTACCGCGTGAAGGCCGTGTTCGCCGGCGTGCAGCACGGCGAGCGCGCGGTGAAGCTGCCGGGCGCCGCCGACCCGAAGGCCGACACCGACCGCCTGACGGCGCAGGTCGCCGAACTCGACGCCAAGCTCGCGGCGCTGGAGCCCCTCGCCGACCCCGCCGCGGTGAAACCGCGCCGCATGCCGGTGAGCCCGCTGCTGAACACGGAGCGGTTCGCGCCGGTCGCCGCGAGGTACGTGCGGTTCGTGGCCTTCGAGACGAACCAGGGCGAGCCGTGCCTCGACGAACTGGAGGCGTTCACGGCCGGGCCGACGCCGGTGAACGTGGCCCGCGGCGGCAAGCTGCGGTCGAGCGGCGACTACCCCGGCGGCACGCTCCACAAGCTCGAACACCTCACCGACGGCCGCTACGGCAACGGCCGCAGCTGGATTTCCAGCACGCCCCGCGGCTGGGTCGAGGTCGAGTTCGCGGACGTGGCGAAGATCGATCGCGTGGTGTGGGCGCGCGACCGCGAGGGGAAGTTCGCCGACCGCCTGCCGACGCGCTACCGCATCGACGTGTCGGCGGACCGTGCCGCGTGGGTCGTGGTGGCGTCGTCCGACGACCGCCTCCCCGTCGGCGACAAGAGCACCGCCCCGCCGGCGCTCGCGGCCGCGCAGCTACTCGAATGGGCGAACCTGAGCCGCCAGCGCGACGACGTGCGGAAGCGGCTGGCGGACGCGGCCCGCGGGATGGTCGCCTACGCGGGCCGGTTCACGACGCCGGAGGCTGTTCACCTCCTCGGCCGCGGCGACGTGACGCAGAAGCGCGACGCCGTCGGCCCCGGGGCGCTCACCGAGATCGGCGCACCGCTGGACATTCCCGACGCCGCGACCGACGTGGAGCGCCGCAAGGCGTTCGCCGCCTGGGTGACCGACCCGAAGCACCCGCTGACGGCCCGCGTGGTCGTGAACCGGCTGTGGCACTGGCACTTCGGCACCGGCCTCGTGGACACGCCGAGCGACTTCGGCAAGAACGGCGGCCGGCCGAGCCACCCCGAGCTGCTCGACTGGCTCGCCGCGGAACTGGTCGAGCACGGCTGGTCGCTCAAGCACGTCCACCGGCTCATCGTCACCAGCGACACGTACCGTCAGGCGTCGGCGAACCGCCCCGACGCCGCCGCGAAGGATGCTCAAAGTCGATTGCTGTGGCGCTACCCGCCGCGGCGCCTCGAAGCGGAGGTGTTGCGCGACGCGGTGCTGGCAGTGAGCGGCAAGCTCGACCGGACGATGTACGGCCCCGGCTTCGACCTGTTCGAGCCGAACACGAACTACGTCCGCGTGTACACGCCGAAGACGACGTTTGGCCCGGCCGAGTTCCGCCGCATGGTTTATCAGCACCGCCCGCGGATGCAGCCGGACGACACGTTCGGCGCGTTCGACTGCCCCGACGGCGGCCAGGTCGCACCACGTCGAAACGTGTCGATCACGCCCTTGCAGGCGCTCAACCTGCTGAACAGCCCGTTCGTGGTGCAGCAGGCCGGGTTCTTCGCCGCGCGCGTCGAGAAGGACGCGGACCCCGTGGCGAGCGCGTTCCGGCTGGCCTTCCAGCGGGCGCCGCGGGCGGACGAGCTGGCCGCGGCTCGGGAGCTGGTTGCGAAGCACGGGCTGCCGGCGCTGTGCCGGGCGCTGCTGAACGCGAACGAGTTCGTGTTCGTGGACTGA
- a CDS encoding DUF1501 domain-containing protein, which translates to MFTDRRAFLRDAATGAGGVALAALLAEAADPIRPAVRPDDPLAPRAPHFAPKAKRVLTIFCSGAVSHLDTFDYKPELVRRDGQPLPGADRLVTFQGENGNLVKPLWTFRPRGQSGKMVSDLLPNLAGLADEMCFVHSMTARSNTHGPAENQMSTGFTLDGFPSAGAWVSYALGSECRDLPAFVAIPDPRGVPQVGPNNWGSGFLPAVFQGTPFGADRPIPHLARPGTIAPQADADTRAFLERLNAGHAAARPGDEALAARIASYEMAGRMQLRAAEVADLAKEPQRVHDEYGTGDANRYKAGFARNCLLARRLLERGVRFVQLFNGSYAMGEGVGNWDGHKTLKPQYETHAAILDRPCAALLADLKRTGLLADTLVVWVTEFGRMPTFQRGASGRDHNPRGFTVWLAGAGVKRGFSHGATDEFGYTAAENLTTIYDLHATVLHLLGLDHERLSFYHNGVERRLTDVHGHVIRAILA; encoded by the coding sequence ATGTTCACCGACCGCCGCGCCTTCCTCCGCGATGCCGCCACCGGCGCCGGCGGCGTCGCGCTCGCCGCGCTGCTCGCCGAGGCCGCCGACCCGATCCGCCCCGCGGTCCGGCCCGACGACCCGCTCGCGCCGCGGGCGCCGCACTTCGCCCCGAAGGCGAAGCGCGTCCTCACCATCTTCTGCTCCGGCGCCGTCAGCCACCTCGACACGTTCGACTACAAGCCGGAGCTCGTCCGCCGCGACGGCCAGCCGCTGCCGGGGGCCGACCGGCTCGTCACATTCCAGGGCGAGAACGGCAACCTGGTCAAGCCGCTGTGGACGTTCCGGCCGCGCGGGCAGAGCGGCAAGATGGTGTCGGACCTGCTGCCGAACCTGGCGGGCCTCGCGGACGAGATGTGCTTCGTCCACTCGATGACGGCCCGGAGCAACACCCACGGGCCGGCCGAGAACCAGATGAGCACCGGGTTCACGCTCGACGGCTTCCCCAGCGCCGGGGCGTGGGTCAGCTACGCGCTCGGCAGCGAGTGCCGCGACCTGCCGGCGTTCGTCGCCATCCCCGACCCGCGCGGCGTGCCGCAGGTCGGGCCGAACAACTGGGGCAGCGGCTTCCTCCCCGCCGTGTTCCAGGGCACGCCGTTCGGCGCCGACCGGCCCATCCCGCACCTCGCCCGGCCGGGGACGATCGCGCCGCAGGCCGACGCCGACACGCGGGCGTTCCTGGAGCGGCTGAACGCCGGCCACGCCGCCGCCCGCCCCGGCGACGAGGCGCTGGCGGCGCGGATCGCCAGCTACGAGATGGCCGGGCGGATGCAGCTGCGCGCCGCGGAGGTGGCGGATTTGGCGAAGGAGCCGCAGCGCGTCCACGACGAGTACGGCACCGGCGACGCGAACCGCTACAAGGCCGGCTTCGCCCGCAACTGCCTGCTGGCCCGCCGGCTGCTCGAGCGCGGCGTGCGCTTCGTGCAGCTGTTCAACGGCTCCTACGCGATGGGCGAGGGCGTCGGCAACTGGGACGGGCACAAGACGCTGAAGCCGCAGTACGAGACGCACGCGGCGATTCTCGACAGGCCGTGCGCGGCGCTGCTGGCGGACCTGAAGCGCACGGGGTTACTCGCCGACACGCTGGTCGTGTGGGTGACGGAGTTCGGGCGGATGCCGACGTTCCAGCGCGGGGCGAGCGGCCGCGACCACAACCCGCGCGGGTTCACGGTGTGGCTGGCGGGGGCGGGCGTGAAGCGCGGGTTCAGCCACGGCGCGACCGACGAGTTCGGCTACACCGCGGCCGAGAACCTGACGACCATCTACGACCTGCACGCGACCGTGCTGCACCTGCTCGGGCTCGATCACGAGCGGCTGTCGTTCTACCACAACGGCGTCGAGCGGCGGCTGACCGACGTCCACGGGCACGTCATCCGCGCGATCCTGGCCTAG
- a CDS encoding alpha/beta hydrolase, whose product MLKLRTAAVLVVGIAAGAVLTRAVGQPPSPAPNPDSQYRLGPDSLPQDGVPRGEIRGPFTLPCNVYPGTQHTYWVYVPAQYNPKVPAALMVFQDGQAFKNEKGDVRAQNVMDNLIYRREIPVMLGVFINPGRRPDQPEPTPSNWGDRDTNRPTEYNSLDDKYARVVTEELLPALKKDFNISDDPEMRGIGGSSSGAIAAFTVAWERPNQFRKVLSNVGSFVNLRGGHVYADKVLASEKKPLRVYLCDGRNDNRGIRKGGQYDEKMDWFLQNVRLMKALTAKGYDVNYSWGMNNHGQKFGGAILPEMMRWLWRDGPVSTDPTDMVERGFRQPVARKN is encoded by the coding sequence ATGCTGAAGCTCCGCACCGCCGCCGTCCTCGTCGTCGGCATCGCCGCCGGCGCCGTCCTCACCCGCGCCGTCGGGCAGCCGCCGTCACCCGCCCCGAACCCGGACTCGCAGTACCGCCTCGGCCCCGATTCGCTCCCGCAGGACGGCGTGCCGCGCGGCGAGATCCGCGGCCCGTTCACGCTGCCGTGCAACGTCTACCCCGGCACGCAGCACACGTACTGGGTCTACGTCCCCGCGCAGTACAACCCCAAGGTGCCGGCCGCGCTCATGGTCTTTCAGGACGGCCAGGCGTTCAAGAACGAGAAGGGCGACGTGCGGGCGCAGAACGTGATGGACAACCTCATCTACCGCCGCGAAATCCCGGTGATGCTCGGCGTGTTCATCAACCCCGGCCGCCGCCCCGACCAGCCTGAGCCGACGCCGTCGAACTGGGGCGACAGGGATACCAACCGGCCGACCGAGTACAACTCGCTCGACGACAAGTACGCCCGTGTCGTCACCGAGGAACTGCTGCCGGCGCTGAAGAAGGACTTCAACATCTCCGACGACCCCGAGATGCGCGGCATCGGCGGCAGCAGTTCCGGGGCGATCGCGGCGTTCACGGTGGCGTGGGAACGGCCGAACCAGTTCCGCAAGGTGCTGTCGAACGTCGGCAGCTTCGTGAACCTCCGCGGCGGCCACGTCTACGCCGACAAGGTGCTGGCGAGCGAAAAGAAGCCGCTGCGGGTGTACCTGTGCGACGGCCGCAACGACAACCGCGGCATCCGCAAGGGCGGCCAGTACGACGAGAAGATGGACTGGTTCCTCCAGAACGTCCGGCTGATGAAGGCGCTGACGGCGAAGGGGTACGACGTGAACTACTCGTGGGGCATGAACAACCACGGGCAGAAGTTCGGCGGCGCGATCCTGCCCGAGATGATGCGCTGGCTGTGGCGCGACGGACCGGTTTCGACCGACCCGACGGACATGGTGGAGCGCGGCTTCCGGCAACCGGTGGCGCGGAAGAACTAG
- a CDS encoding Kelch repeat-containing protein: MTTRLPLLLAAAVAAAPALPAQDADDGTGAGRIFHSMVWTGKEAIVWGGGSEGKFFDHGFRLDPTAKTRRALTTDGAPSARWAHAAVWTGTEMLVWGGRSEFASNSHRDDGGRYDPATDRWRGVSAVNAPTARSQMARVWTGDEMIVWGGFGDGATAWDTGGRYDPKADRWRMLPLRGAPEARVEPLHVWTGTELLVWGGITPDLKQTFRTGGRYNPKTDRWAAIRPDDAAPSVWGAAAVWTGTEMLVWGGALQNGDENVNQVTNRGWAYNPATDRWRALSTTGAPSARFFPTGVWTGSRFVVWGGGDQGGEGNPAQHFADGGVYDPVTDRWTPLPRVGELAGRGLHTAVWTGRGMMVYGGSTGGFSAFADAALWVPR; encoded by the coding sequence ATGACAACACGCCTCCCGCTCCTCCTCGCCGCGGCCGTCGCCGCTGCCCCCGCCCTCCCCGCCCAGGACGCCGACGACGGCACCGGCGCCGGCCGCATCTTCCACTCGATGGTGTGGACCGGCAAGGAGGCGATCGTGTGGGGCGGCGGCTCCGAGGGGAAGTTCTTCGACCACGGCTTCCGCCTCGACCCCACCGCGAAGACCCGCCGCGCCTTGACCACCGACGGCGCCCCGTCCGCCCGCTGGGCGCACGCGGCCGTGTGGACCGGCACCGAGATGCTCGTCTGGGGCGGGCGCTCCGAGTTCGCGTCGAACAGCCACCGCGACGACGGCGGCCGCTACGACCCCGCCACCGACCGCTGGCGCGGCGTGTCGGCGGTGAACGCCCCGACGGCACGGTCGCAGATGGCGCGGGTGTGGACCGGCGACGAGATGATCGTGTGGGGCGGGTTCGGCGACGGCGCCACGGCCTGGGACACCGGCGGCCGCTACGACCCGAAGGCCGACCGCTGGCGGATGCTGCCGCTTCGCGGCGCCCCGGAGGCCCGCGTGGAACCGCTTCACGTGTGGACGGGCACCGAGCTGCTGGTGTGGGGCGGCATCACGCCCGACCTGAAGCAGACGTTCCGCACCGGCGGCCGGTACAACCCGAAGACCGACCGCTGGGCCGCAATCCGCCCCGACGACGCGGCCCCGTCGGTGTGGGGTGCGGCGGCCGTGTGGACCGGCACCGAGATGCTGGTCTGGGGCGGGGCGCTGCAGAACGGCGACGAAAACGTGAACCAGGTGACGAACCGCGGCTGGGCGTACAACCCGGCCACCGACCGCTGGCGGGCACTTTCCACGACCGGCGCCCCGTCGGCTCGGTTCTTCCCGACAGGCGTTTGGACCGGCTCGCGGTTCGTGGTGTGGGGCGGCGGCGACCAGGGCGGCGAGGGGAACCCGGCCCAACACTTCGCCGACGGCGGCGTCTACGACCCCGTCACCGACCGGTGGACGCCGCTGCCGCGAGTCGGCGAGTTGGCCGGCCGCGGGCTGCACACGGCGGTGTGGACCGGCCGCGGCATGATGGTGTACGGCGGCTCCACCGGCGGGTTCAGCGCGTTCGCCGACGCCGCGTTGTGGGTGCCGCGCTGA